The genomic DNA AAAATGCCCGCTTGTGCCACATCCTAAATCAGTAACCGTCATACCGGCTCTAAGATCTAATTTTTCTAAAATTTTATTCGGATTTAATAATTCGGATCCAGTTGGAATATATATCATATATAATAAAAAAAATTAATAATCAAAGCTTAAAATTATTGCGCGCGAAATAAACCTCCTAAAAAAAATTTAAACAAACCGTTCAACCAATTAAATGCATAAAACCAAGTAATCAAAATAATGACAAGTCCAATAAGTTTGTATAGAAGACGGCTTCCGCCTTCAAAACCAAATTTTGCTTCTGCCCAAGCGTTTCTTCCAAGCATTTGTAAAAACCATTCCGTTTTCATCATCATTGACACACCTAAAGCAGTGCCCAAAATTCCCACTATTATTCTTGCTATCATAAAAAATATTTTAATTTTTATTTTATTAACTTTTACATTATAAATTTATTTTTTCAATTTTTCTTTCAATTCCACCATTCTCAATTCTCGCCCTATCATCAATTCATTCATCTTTTTTAATTGATTTATCTTTTCTTCTAATGCGCTCTCATCTTCTTTTTGTTTGGTTATATCCATTCCAGAACCCAGTGTGCCTGTTATTTTTCCCTCAGCGTCTTTTAACACCGTATTGCACCATAAAATCATCTTTTCTTTACCGTCTAGCCTTAATATAGCGTTTTCATAATGCGCAGTTTGTTTCGTTTTTCCTTTCATTAATAAATCAAATACAATATTTACTTCTCCGGTTATCCGCTTAGGCAAAAAATTATTAAACCAATTTTTTCCTATCAATTTTTTATCCTTATAACAAGATTCAGCGTTTTTACATCCTAATAAATCGTATCCTCGATAATTTAAAAAAGTTATATTCCCTTTTGTATCAAGAGATAATATCATTACATCAGCTATATTTATATATTTTTCAAATTTTTCTTTTTCTCTAATTAGAGCATGCTCGAGCATTATTTTTTTAGTTACGTCACGGAAAAAAATCAATACCAAATAGTCGGCACCATCTTTAACAATTGTGCCATTTATTTCAACAAATAGTATTTTACCACTCTTTGTTTTTATTTTTATTCCATATGGAAAAACTGCTTTTTTCTGCGCTCTCATTTTAATCTTTTCCGATATTAGTGCTAAATCGCTTTTTAATAAAATAGGCAATTTAAGAATTGGCTTTCCTTCAAGCTCCTCCCTACTAAACTCAGTAAATTTGCAGGCTTCTTTATTTACTCTTATAGAAATGCCTGTTTTTAAATTATAAATAACTAATGGATCCGGAATATAGTCTTGAGTAAGTTCAAAATCTTTTAAACTGAAAGGGGCAATCGTTTTCATATTATTAAATTATTTACTAAATATAGTTAAAAACTATAAAGTCTTCTATATTTAGTATTATAGTATACTTTATAAAAAATAACCAAAAAATATGACCAATAAATCCAACATACTAAATATAAAACACCAATCAAAAAATCCCAATTATTTTGGGATTTTTTGATTGGTGCCCAGGAGAGGACTCGAACCTCCACAGGCTTGCGCCCACCACCACCTCAAGGTGGCGTGTATACCAATTTCACCACCTGGGCATAAATAACAACAAAAATGTGATTTTTAAATTTTTCTTCCTTTTCCAACTATCAGCCTCAACCCTTGCAGTACTAATTTTATTTCAACTTCTTTATAAAAATTTTTTATTCCATCTACAAAAATAGAAAATGCAATTCCGCTTTTTATATCTATTCTATTCGCAAAAAATAAACTTTCTTGTGACTTTTCCTTTTTAAAAATACCAAGCTTTTTTTTGGGTTTTACCAAAATTTCTAATTGTCCATCTTTTGGATTTATTTTTGGTATTGTTTTATCTTCTGTATTCAAATTCAAATTATATATTGCCACATCTCCTCCCGGCGACATAACTTCATATTTTTTATTACAAAATAAGGGCACGCGCTGATTAGATATATATAAACGAGAAACAAACGGCTTTCCATTTATTTTTCCAATATCAATCTTATCTATAATCCTTTGCGAAAGAATCTCGCATGCAGATACACCTTCTGGGATACCCAGCGCTTCTGCTATATGATACCCACCTCCCCCTAAAGGTATAATCCCCAAAGTGACATCAAGTTCTGCGGCCACTCGTATTGATTCTTTTATGATATCGTCTCCGCCCACTACTACTATCGTATTTATTCCGCGTCTTGTATCTTCTTCAATTAATTCTTTCAAATTCTTGAACTGAGATAACCTGTGTACTCTACCGCTTATTCCTAAGTCGGTCAACCTATTTTCAATCGTCCTTAATTGCTTTTCATATTTTGCTCCGCGAAGATACTCGGCATATATATACGCATAAGGTGAAGTATAAATTTTTGCCTTTAAATTTTTTTTGGATTTCAAAAGTTCTTCGGCAATATTTTTCTTTATCCTTTTTTTTATGTTCTTTTTATCCAAAAGGTCGTCTATAGACCTTACCTTCCTTTTTATCTTCTTTTTTACTAATGATTTTTCTTCAACTATAGAAGACGCTGCCTTTTTTACGGAGACGCTTTTTTTATCAAGCTTTTTTTGAGGATAGGCAGCGGACTTTTTTTCTATTTTTTTAGGAATTTTAGTTTTCTTCGCTGGCATCTTCCTCTTTTTTTAATTTTTTAGAGGTTTTGTTTTCCTTTGGATTATCTGGATCAAACATACTGCATTTACCGTTAAATAATGCACCTGCAGTAATAACAAGAGTTTTAGCTTCAATATCACCATAAATTCTAGAAGTTGGAGATAGCTCTAATTTTTCTTTAATCTTTACGTTACCTTCTATAATTCCAGCTACATAAGCATCATGCGCAGAAACACTCGCAGTTATTTTGGCCTTTTCACCTACTTGTAGATTATTGTTTGTCTTTACGCTTCCGAGAACAACACCTTCAATCACTACATTACCCTTACTATTAAAATCGCCCTCTACTTTTACGCCTTGAGCTATTATCGTATCTTGCAAATCCCTATCGTCTTGGTCTTCTTCGGAATAATAGTCTTCTAATCCTTCTTTTGACTCTTTTTTGAACATAAAATTATAAAAATTAATTATGAGCTATTAAAATAATATTAGCTAATTATGATAAAAAAGGCAAGAAAATCTTTAATTATGCCTCCTCTACATTTCATCCAAAACCTCAATTCCCAATAATGCGGTACCCTTCTTAAAAATATCAAGCAGGCTATCTATTATAGCAATGCTTATCCTTCTTTCTTTAAAGTCAGCGTCCAAAACGCGGACATTATGATAAAAATCAGATACTTTGACAGATAGGTCATATAAATACGCGGATATTTCTTCCGGGTCAAGACCATCCAAGGCAGATATTACGGCTTCTGGAAATTTTGCAATTCCCAAAACCAATATCCATAATTTATCTTCTTTTAATAGAGAAAAATCCAATCTTTCATACATTCCCTTCCCTTTCCCCTTTCTCCATATTGAATGAAGTCGAGCATAGGTATATAAAAGATATGGACCGGTTTTTCCGGTAAAAGATAAAGATTCTTTTGGATTAAATCTTATCTTTGTCGCAGGATTAACATTTAATATATAAAATCTGAGTGCAGAAGAAGCGATTATCTCCGATCTTCTATCCACCTCGCCTTCTTTCATAAAATCATGCCTAATATTAATTTCTTCTTTAGCAATTTCTTCCATTTTATCCAAAAGATCATCAGCATCTACCACCGTGCCTTCACGTGACTTCATTCTTCCTTCTGGAAGCTCAACTAACCCATAGCTAAGATGATGAAACTCTGGCCTCTTTATCAAATCTGTTTGCCCTGTATATAATCCTAATTTTTCTATAGCACAAAAAAGTTGTTTAAAATATAAATCTTGTTCCGAGCCGACCACATAAAATACTTTTTTATAACCACTGTCCAATCGAGTTTTTGCCAAAGCCATGTCAGTTGTTATATAGATTGCCGTTCCGTCTTCACGAAGTAAAATTTTGTCCGGCAAACCACAGTTTTCAAGTTTTATTATTACATTTCCATTTGCATCTTTTTCCACCTTTCCTTCCTTTAGATACTTTTCTATGATTTCTCTACCTTTTTTAAAAAGTTTGCTTTCATAAAAAACCTTATCAAATGAAACACCCAGTCTTTTATAAGTTTGTTTATAACCGCTTAATACCCATTTTTGCATCTTCTCCCACAGTTGCATTGCGTTTTCATCGCCAACCTCCCACTCTTGTAAAAGTTTTTGCGCTTTTGCCGGCAAAGATTTGTCTTTTTTTGCTTTTTCTTCAAAAAGAACATAATACTTTCCAACAAAATGGTCAGACTTCAACCCTGACTTTGCCGGGCTGTCATTCTTGCCCCAAAATTCATAGGCAAGCATGGCCTTACAAATAGCGATTCCCCTATCATTTACCAAACACTCTCTATTAACTTGATATCCGCAAAATTGCATTATATTAGCGATAGAACTACCAAGATAAGCATTTCTAATATGCCCCAGATGCAAAGGCTTATTGCTATTTGGAGACATATATTCAATTGATACTTTTTCTCCTTTACCTACATTTATATAATTGTTATCAATGTCCTGCGCTTGCAACTCATTTAATATCTCTGCTCCGGTTTTAGCGCGGTTTAGATAAATATTCAAATATGCACCCTTTGCTTCTGTACGCTCAATTAACTTCTGTTTTTTGAAAACTTTTTGCAAATTCTTTGCAATGTCTTGCGGTTTCTTTTTCAATTCTTTTGCTAATTTAAAAAGTGGAAGTGCCAAATCCCCTCCCTTTATATTTTCCGGTGGATATTCAAAATCGGCACCATTTATCAAGTTGCTTCCCAATGTTTTATTTACGCTTTTTGCCAAATCAGATTTTAATTTTTGTAAAAACATATCCAAAATTATTTATTTAAATCAATTTTACAAAATGTCTTTTTCCTTTTTTCAAAATTCCGAAAGTTGCCTTTTCCTCAAAACTTTTTATTTTTTTATTATCTAACGAAACTCCGCCCTGCTCTACTGCCCGACGCGCGTCACTTTTGCTTGAACACAACTTTGATTCAACCAAAACGTCTGCAATATTTTTATTACCTTTCAGTTTATATTCCGGCATATCCAAAGGCACATCCTTTTTTACAATTACCGATTCAAAATGAGCTTTACCTCTTTTTGCTGACGCTTCTCCTAAAAATAATTTTACTATTTCAGATGCGAGTTTTATTTTTAATTCGCGTGGATTTTTCTTTATTTCTTTTTTCATTGATTCCACTTGTTCTGTCGGCACAATGGTACAAAGTTCAAAACCGGAAATTATCATCTCGTCCGGCCAACTCATTACTTTACCAAACATATCTTCCGGAGAATCGAAAAGCGCAACCATATTCCCTTCACTTTTGCCCATTTTTTTGCCAGTAGTGTCTGTTAAAAGTTTCATTGTCAAAACAAATTTTTCTTTATTTTTCATGATTTTCATCAAATCCCTACCTGCTAACATATTAAATGTCTGATCATTTCCTCCAACCTCTCCGTCAACGTCCATCACCACGCTGTCATATGCCTGCATCATTGGATACATAAATTCGTGGACATAAATCGGCTTACCGGCTTTTATTCGTTCCTGAAACATATCGCGCTCCATCATTCTTTGAACTGTAAACCTTGATGACAATTGCAAAACATCAGCAAAAT from Parcubacteria group bacterium CG10_big_fil_rev_8_21_14_0_10_36_14 includes the following:
- a CDS encoding cell shape determination protein CcmA, with amino-acid sequence MFKKESKEGLEDYYSEEDQDDRDLQDTIIAQGVKVEGDFNSKGNVVIEGVVLGSVKTNNNLQVGEKAKITASVSAHDAYVAGIIEGNVKIKEKLELSPTSRIYGDIEAKTLVITAGALFNGKCSMFDPDNPKENKTSKKLKKEEDASEEN
- the argS gene encoding arginine--tRNA ligase → MFLQKLKSDLAKSVNKTLGSNLINGADFEYPPENIKGGDLALPLFKLAKELKKKPQDIAKNLQKVFKKQKLIERTEAKGAYLNIYLNRAKTGAEILNELQAQDIDNNYINVGKGEKVSIEYMSPNSNKPLHLGHIRNAYLGSSIANIMQFCGYQVNRECLVNDRGIAICKAMLAYEFWGKNDSPAKSGLKSDHFVGKYYVLFEEKAKKDKSLPAKAQKLLQEWEVGDENAMQLWEKMQKWVLSGYKQTYKRLGVSFDKVFYESKLFKKGREIIEKYLKEGKVEKDANGNVIIKLENCGLPDKILLREDGTAIYITTDMALAKTRLDSGYKKVFYVVGSEQDLYFKQLFCAIEKLGLYTGQTDLIKRPEFHHLSYGLVELPEGRMKSREGTVVDADDLLDKMEEIAKEEINIRHDFMKEGEVDRRSEIIASSALRFYILNVNPATKIRFNPKESLSFTGKTGPYLLYTYARLHSIWRKGKGKGMYERLDFSLLKEDKLWILVLGIAKFPEAVISALDGLDPEEISAYLYDLSVKVSDFYHNVRVLDADFKERRISIAIIDSLLDIFKKGTALLGIEVLDEM
- a CDS encoding tyrosine--tRNA ligase; this translates as MDKIKELLTRGVENVYPTPAFLEKLLKSKKKLIIYAGYDPTGPTLHIGHGITMLKLRQFQQLGHKIIFLIGDFTGMIGDPTDKSSTRQQLTKEDVLKNCKEYKKQASAILDFNGKNPVEIKYNSKWFSKMDFADVLQLSSRFTVQRMMERDMFQERIKAGKPIYVHEFMYPMMQAYDSVVMDVDGEVGGNDQTFNMLAGRDLMKIMKNKEKFVLTMKLLTDTTGKKMGKSEGNMVALFDSPEDMFGKVMSWPDEMIISGFELCTIVPTEQVESMKKEIKKNPRELKIKLASEIVKLFLGEASAKRGKAHFESVIVKKDVPLDMPEYKLKGNKNIADVLVESKLCSSKSDARRAVEQGGVSLDNKKIKSFEEKATFGILKKGKRHFVKLI